The Impatiens glandulifera chromosome 3, dImpGla2.1, whole genome shotgun sequence genome contains a region encoding:
- the LOC124931069 gene encoding protein PSK SIMULATOR 2-like, with product MGGVCSGGMMKGQGFEVDDTTFSGKLTSARSFEKPKDNNPYPSYQAVEIYEKNPESYASIDLHMSISRELKPSIPFASGSTKVPQMGSFLGRARIAGLERAVDVLDTLGSSVTNLNSNSGFISGMGLKNNKICILAFEIANTIAKGANLMQSLSEENVQFLKKEILHSDGVQRLVSTDMKELLSIAATDKREEFEVFSREVIRFGNRCKDPQWHNLGRFFSILDSDHALHRQEREGVEKTIQHLTTLAHHTSELYHEYNSLLRFEEDLRRKVDEVESLNLPRKGEGVMMLQSELKHQRKLVRSLRRKSLWSKSLEEVVEKLVDIVTFIHQEIHEAFEDNGMSQVGSYPSKKHDRLGVAGLALHYANIINQIDNIASRPMSLPPNMRDTLYQSLPNSVKSSLRPRCQTVDKELTVPQIKAEMEKTLKWLVPVATNTTKAHQGFGWVGEWANTGNDVSKKGGSPNSLIRIQTLYHANMQKMDQHILELVTLLHQLIGSVRKREHGVIRTQPGRSPTCKIGAQKQMTVVVVDDSHKNLLEEMIRQTRKKKKVYGRSKSLNYGLPCKRGTKLWGPPNRSAESSPKRMFNLDRTNPNNILDVYDGLDTKFHE from the exons ATGGGAGGGGTATGCTCTGGTGGGATGATGAAGGGACAAGGATTCGAAGTTGATGATACAACATTTTCTGGGAAGCTTACATCTGCTAGGAGCTTTGAGAAGCCTAAGGATAATAATCCTTATCCTTCCTACCAGGCTGTTGAAATCTATGAAAAGAATCCCGAAAGTTATGCCTCTATTGACCTTCACATGTCTATTTCGCGCGAGCTGAAGCCATCAATCCCGTTTGCCTCCGGGTCCACCAAG GTTCCGCAAATGGGCTCATTTCTTGGAAGAGCGAGAATCGCCGGCCTGGAGAGAGCAGTTGATGTCCTAGACACGCTTGGAAGCAGCGTGACAAATTTGAATTCCAACAGTGGCTTTATTTCTGGCatgggtttaaaaaataataaaatatgcatCTTGGCTTTTGAAATTGCTAACACAATTGCAAAAGGTGCAAACTTGATGCAATCTCTCTCAGAAGAAAATGTTCAGTTCCTGAAGAAGGAAATTCTACATTCAGATGGCGTGCAGCGACTAGTTTCCACAGATATGAAAGAGTTGTTGAGCATTGCTGCAACTGATAAAAG AGAGGAATTTGAGGTGTTCTCACGTGAAGTAATTAGATTTGGAAACCGATGTAAAGACCCACAATGGCACAACTTGGGGCGGTTTTTCTCAAT TTTGGATTCTGACCATGCACTCCATAGACAAGAGCGTGAAGGGGTGGAAAAGACAATTCAACATTTGACCACTTTGGCTCATCATACGTCT GAGCTGTATCATGAGTATAATTCATTGCTTAGATTTGAAGAGGATTTACGAAGGAAAGTTGATGAAGTGGAATCTCTAAATCTCCCTAGAAAAG GAGAGGGCGTGATGATGCTACAGAGTGAGCTCAAGCATCAAAGAAAGCTTGTAAGGAGCTTGAGAAGGAAATCTCTTTGGTCTAAAAGCTTGGAAGag GTTGTGGAGAAGCTTGTTGACATTGTCACTTTCATACATCAAGAGATACATGAAGCATTTGAAGACAATG GCATGTCACAAGTTGGCAGTTATCCTAGTAAGAAGCACGACAGACTTGGGGTTGCTGGTCTTGCCCTGCACTATGCTAACATTATTAATCAGATAGATAACATA GCATCACGGCCTATGTCACTTCCACCTAACATGAGAGATACACTATATCAAAGCTTACCAAACAGTGTCAAGTCATCTCTACGCCCCAGGTGTCAAACAGTTGATAAGGAA CTTACGGTACCTCAAATTAAAGCCGAAATGGAGAAAACACTTAAATGGCTTGTTCCTGTGGCTACAAATACCACTAA GGCACATCAAGGTTTTGGCTGGGTGGGAGAATGGGCAAATACTGG AAACGATGTTTCGAAGAAGGGCGGGTCGCCAAACAGCCTGATTCGAATTCAGACTCTTTATCATGCCAACATGCAAAAGATGGATCAACATATTCTGGAGCTAGTAACACTTCTTCACCAACTGATTGGGTCAGTTAGGAAAAGAGAACACGGAGTGATTAGAACACAGCCAGGCCGGTCTCCAACTTGCAAAATTGGAGCTCAAAAACAGATGACAGTTGTAGTGGTAGATGATTCTCATAAGAATCTGTTGGAAGAAATGATTAGGCAaacaaggaagaagaagaaggtgtaTGGAAGAAGCAAAAGCTTAAATTATGGTTTGCCTTGTAAGAGAGGGACCAAACTATGGGGACCGCCGAACAGGAGTGCCGAAAGCTCCCCAAAACGGATGTTCAACTTGGACCGGACGAATCCTAATAATATATTGGACGTATATGATGGGTTAGATACAAAATTTCATGAATAG